One stretch of Pontiella desulfatans DNA includes these proteins:
- a CDS encoding glycoside hydrolase family 2 TIM barrel-domain containing protein, protein MKLKSTTCLLFILFTVSTIAVHTEQWRNPEVFRVNKEAAHAEFVIFSDRESAVAPLDISNPWSGDCYQSLNGDWDFSWYSNPGVVPTDWFSPEFEGDWGSIPVPGSWQTYGYDRLYYVNTTLPFFYRYDQKNGTGRPEFSGKEETDASAIAGFVPEDAVSVGCYRKWIDLSEERFNQRVVLRVGAAEAGLAVFVNGKEVGYSQDSLTPAEFDISSYLKPGRNLLALKVYRWTDGSYLEIQDMVRYAGIYRDVFLRFEPKTRIRDVYFMGTPEESLKTIHAEYRVEIESESSNGHNAATVEFELLDASETVAHWTDSVSASSMVKGTRSFEGLKLWSPDQPSLYTLLTTLKDADGNVLQVSRIDTGFRRFESRDGNLYLNGQRFFIKGVNRHEHDPKLGRQVSVDSMVRDLELMKQSNINTVRTSHYPNDERWYYLCNRYGMVLVDEANVESHAVAVVPGNHPQWIPQSVDRMVNMVERDKNHPSVFIWSLGNEQGHGWCKAFDAQYDAAKRIDPSRMVMCDRGNNNENKPTENPIRLDRPDMVTPMYGSIRHMEKHVANKKDSRPFFLCEYRHAMGNAVGALKEVWDYIYTHQDARVNGGCIWDWVDQGVEAVDESGTVYYQYGGDWGDWAVNRGNFSMNGLILSNREPTPKLAEVKKCYEPIQVRAVSLADGTFQVLNQFNQTSLDAFHVGWELRSNGAVVQSGQLGSLKVSPGEQGLLTIPAVRNYQANKEEVFLRIRFETMKDNGLLKAGHETAFAEFKLGGEYEVTLKASDLAPQIITEGGKTIISTDNGVLCAFDHQKGIPVSLSIDGRELLAPTDKLNDRTFDHNQALIDNYMRKGQMRLEEFAELKLGNLKKTEPSRVEVRTIENKAVVRITTSFRSLAGAGFDETQTWSIDGNGQIEVVETVLPVGGLGADVWIPRMGLCFQFTRDLDQVMYYGKGPHGNYSDRSYSAWMDLHQGSVSDFYIPYGKPQDHGNREGVRWMKLADQQGRGLKIIAPSPLSMSVLPYTQKELQAARHTVDLPESSVTELRIATRVSGVGNGSCGPPTLPEYQALSAPAEYRFVLVPFSGEQVRDVR, encoded by the coding sequence ATGAAACTGAAATCAACCACGTGCCTACTATTTATTCTATTCACTGTATCTACCATAGCGGTGCATACGGAACAGTGGCGAAATCCTGAGGTGTTCAGGGTCAACAAAGAGGCTGCACATGCCGAGTTTGTCATCTTCTCCGACCGCGAGTCAGCGGTGGCCCCGCTCGATATCTCCAACCCCTGGAGTGGAGATTGTTATCAGAGCCTGAATGGGGACTGGGATTTTAGCTGGTATTCGAATCCGGGTGTGGTTCCGACCGATTGGTTCTCTCCCGAATTTGAAGGGGATTGGGGGAGTATACCGGTTCCTGGAAGTTGGCAGACCTATGGGTATGACCGCTTGTATTATGTAAATACAACGCTTCCGTTTTTTTACCGGTATGATCAGAAAAACGGGACAGGACGACCCGAGTTTTCCGGAAAGGAAGAGACGGATGCGAGTGCCATTGCCGGATTTGTTCCGGAGGATGCCGTATCCGTGGGGTGCTACCGTAAATGGATTGATCTATCTGAAGAACGGTTTAACCAGCGCGTAGTTCTGCGTGTCGGAGCGGCCGAGGCCGGACTGGCGGTCTTTGTGAACGGAAAAGAGGTCGGCTATAGTCAGGACAGCCTGACGCCGGCAGAATTCGACATTTCCTCCTACCTGAAACCGGGCAGGAACCTGCTGGCCCTCAAAGTCTACCGCTGGACGGACGGCAGCTATCTTGAAATCCAGGATATGGTTCGTTATGCCGGAATCTATCGCGATGTTTTCCTGCGCTTTGAGCCGAAAACCCGGATTCGTGATGTCTATTTTATGGGGACGCCGGAGGAATCCCTGAAAACGATCCATGCAGAATACCGTGTCGAAATCGAATCGGAATCGTCCAATGGTCACAATGCCGCAACGGTTGAGTTTGAGCTGCTTGATGCCTCCGAAACGGTTGCACACTGGACGGACTCGGTTTCTGCTTCATCCATGGTCAAGGGTACGCGGTCGTTTGAAGGGCTCAAGCTGTGGAGCCCGGATCAACCCAGTCTATACACGTTGCTGACGACGTTGAAGGATGCTGATGGAAACGTACTGCAGGTCTCCCGGATCGATACCGGATTCCGGAGGTTTGAAAGCCGCGATGGCAATCTTTATCTGAATGGGCAGCGTTTTTTCATTAAGGGTGTTAATCGGCATGAGCATGATCCGAAGCTGGGGCGTCAGGTCTCGGTTGATTCCATGGTCCGTGACCTGGAGCTGATGAAGCAAAGCAACATCAATACCGTTCGAACCTCGCACTATCCGAATGACGAGCGCTGGTACTACCTCTGCAACCGGTATGGCATGGTATTGGTTGATGAAGCCAACGTGGAGTCTCATGCGGTTGCTGTCGTTCCGGGCAATCATCCTCAATGGATTCCGCAGTCCGTGGACCGGATGGTCAATATGGTCGAGCGCGACAAGAATCATCCGTCGGTCTTTATCTGGTCGCTCGGTAACGAACAGGGGCATGGATGGTGCAAAGCATTTGATGCGCAGTATGATGCGGCGAAACGGATTGATCCCTCCCGTATGGTGATGTGCGACCGAGGAAACAATAATGAAAATAAACCCACCGAAAACCCAATACGCTTAGACCGACCGGACATGGTCACCCCGATGTACGGTTCCATCCGGCATATGGAAAAGCATGTGGCGAATAAAAAAGATTCCCGTCCGTTTTTCCTGTGTGAATACCGCCATGCCATGGGTAATGCCGTCGGTGCGCTCAAAGAGGTATGGGATTATATCTATACCCATCAGGATGCCCGGGTAAATGGCGGCTGCATTTGGGACTGGGTTGACCAAGGTGTCGAGGCCGTCGATGAAAGTGGAACAGTCTATTATCAATACGGAGGCGACTGGGGAGATTGGGCGGTCAATCGGGGCAACTTCAGCATGAACGGACTGATACTTTCCAATCGCGAACCTACACCTAAGCTGGCCGAGGTGAAGAAGTGCTATGAACCGATCCAGGTTCGGGCTGTTTCCCTTGCGGATGGAACATTCCAGGTGCTCAATCAGTTCAACCAAACCAGCCTGGATGCCTTCCATGTTGGTTGGGAGCTGAGGAGTAATGGAGCAGTTGTTCAGTCGGGACAACTCGGTTCCCTGAAGGTTTCTCCCGGAGAACAGGGCCTTCTGACCATTCCGGCAGTCCGTAATTATCAGGCGAACAAGGAAGAGGTGTTTCTTCGAATCCGTTTTGAAACCATGAAGGATAACGGATTGCTCAAGGCCGGGCATGAAACGGCATTTGCCGAATTCAAGTTGGGTGGGGAGTACGAAGTGACGCTCAAGGCTTCCGATCTTGCGCCACAGATCATTACAGAAGGTGGAAAAACCATCATATCGACGGATAACGGAGTGCTTTGTGCCTTCGATCATCAAAAGGGCATTCCTGTATCACTCTCCATTGATGGACGCGAGCTGTTGGCTCCGACGGACAAGCTGAATGACCGCACCTTTGATCATAATCAGGCCCTGATCGATAATTATATGCGCAAAGGACAAATGCGCCTGGAAGAGTTTGCAGAACTTAAGCTGGGAAATCTCAAGAAAACCGAGCCATCCAGGGTGGAGGTCAGAACGATTGAGAACAAGGCTGTGGTGCGTATCACCACCTCATTTCGCAGCCTTGCAGGAGCAGGCTTCGATGAAACGCAAACCTGGAGCATTGATGGGAATGGACAAATTGAAGTGGTTGAAACTGTCCTTCCGGTTGGGGGGCTGGGAGCGGATGTCTGGATTCCACGGATGGGACTTTGCTTTCAGTTTACCCGGGATCTGGATCAGGTGATGTATTATGGCAAGGGGCCGCATGGAAACTATTCCGATCGTTCATACAGTGCATGGATGGATCTCCACCAAGGTTCTGTTTCCGATTTTTATATTCCTTATGGAAAGCCGCAGGACCATGGAAACCGCGAGGGAGTCCGTTGGATGAAGCTTGCTGACCAGCAAGGGCGCGGCTTAAAAATCATTGCGCCCTCGCCGCTGTCGATGAGCGTGCTGCCCTACACGCAGAAGGAACTGCAGGCCGCACGGCATACCGTTGATCTTCCAGAGTCGTCTGTTACAGAGCTTCGGATTGCTACCCGGGTTTCCGGGGTGGGGAATGGGTCATGCGGTCCACCGACCCTGCCCGAATACCAGGCGCTCTCAGCACCTGCTGAATACCGTTTTGTGTTGGTACCCTTTTCAGGTGAACAAGTCAGAGATGTACGTTAA
- a CDS encoding sulfatase, producing MKRLIIALSVLGACCAFASEKQPNVLFIAVDDLNHYAGFTGRNPQAKTPNIDRLAAMGTAFTHAYCTVPACNPSRGSLMSGMRPSTTGLYVNSQKWKDFIKEGQGLNHHFRNNGYYTAAMGKIYHENTKPIDYPSGWDTYPSVPVDVNGSKKRDKVSKYEAYFDPLKHDLTDEDLGDWHTVNFAVEQLQKKHDKPFFIACGLYKPHMPFVVPRKYYDLFPLEEIELPPHRKDDLNDVPPIAHTLPSNNEDHKRMLADDRWKSAIQSYLAACAYTDMNIGRLLDALEKSGHADNTIIVLWGDHGWHLGEKQKWRKFTLWEEGTRAPLIWVAPGVTRPGTVCRRTVDFLTIYPTLCDLAGLPFPAHVEGKSLRPLLADVNAEWNEPAITTHGYMNHAVRTDRWRYIRYSDGNEELYDHSKDEYEFQNLASNPEYLAVKKELAALLPAINTPMEKSGEQKKKSRK from the coding sequence ATGAAGAGATTGATCATTGCTTTAAGCGTTCTGGGTGCCTGCTGTGCCTTCGCTTCCGAAAAACAACCTAATGTCTTGTTTATTGCCGTAGACGACCTGAACCACTATGCCGGGTTCACGGGGCGTAATCCGCAGGCGAAGACGCCGAATATTGATCGGCTGGCCGCTATGGGCACGGCGTTTACACACGCCTACTGTACCGTTCCGGCGTGCAACCCTTCGCGCGGATCGCTGATGTCGGGCATGCGGCCGAGCACGACCGGACTTTATGTGAACAGCCAGAAGTGGAAGGATTTCATTAAGGAAGGGCAGGGGCTGAACCACCACTTCAGGAATAACGGCTATTACACAGCGGCCATGGGCAAGATCTACCATGAAAATACGAAGCCCATTGATTATCCGTCCGGTTGGGACACATATCCGTCGGTTCCTGTGGATGTGAACGGATCAAAAAAACGGGATAAAGTGTCGAAGTATGAGGCCTATTTCGATCCGCTAAAGCACGATTTAACGGATGAGGATCTGGGTGACTGGCACACCGTGAATTTTGCAGTCGAACAGTTGCAGAAAAAACACGATAAACCGTTCTTCATCGCGTGTGGTTTATATAAACCGCATATGCCGTTTGTTGTTCCCCGAAAATATTACGATCTCTTTCCGCTTGAAGAGATCGAGCTTCCTCCGCATCGGAAGGATGACCTGAATGATGTGCCGCCGATTGCGCACACGTTGCCGTCAAACAACGAGGACCATAAGCGAATGCTCGCAGATGATCGCTGGAAATCGGCCATTCAGTCTTACCTTGCAGCATGCGCCTACACCGATATGAACATCGGACGCCTGCTGGATGCGCTGGAAAAGAGTGGTCATGCAGACAATACCATTATTGTGCTCTGGGGTGATCATGGCTGGCATCTGGGCGAAAAACAGAAATGGCGCAAATTTACGCTTTGGGAAGAGGGCACTCGCGCCCCGCTGATCTGGGTTGCTCCCGGCGTCACCAGGCCCGGAACGGTCTGTCGCAGAACCGTGGACTTTCTGACGATTTATCCAACACTGTGTGATCTCGCCGGGCTTCCGTTTCCGGCACACGTTGAAGGGAAAAGCCTGCGACCGTTGCTCGCCGATGTGAACGCGGAATGGAATGAACCTGCGATTACGACGCATGGCTATATGAACCATGCGGTGAGGACGGATCGCTGGCGATATATCCGGTACAGCGACGGCAACGAAGAGCTCTATGACCATTCGAAAGATGAGTACGAGTTTCAGAATCTTGCATCCAATCCGGAGTATCTAGCGGTTAAAAAAGAACTCGCCGCGCTGCTCCCGGCTATAAATACACCTATGGAAAAGAGTGGTGAGCAGAAAAAGAAGTCGCGGAAATGA
- a CDS encoding sulfatase produces MFKKWFILSVIVCVMSLGAEAREEAEQPNILFILIDDMGWMDLGCYGNRLHQTPHIDRLAEEGVRFTQAYAAAHICSPTRGSIMTGKFPARTHITDWIPGWKEPGKLTPPDWQMFLPAGEFTLGEMLQQAGYRTAWLGKWHLNEVPEGKRSGAKEGHEDRISTPQQDHGFDVGTQNWLLNSNKNSSDPKGVFQLTREALDFMDAAEKRPWFIGLSHYSVHSPKRFNETVRQKYIDALGAEANAAQAGYAAMVDALDESIGQLMAGLKERGLNKNTLLVFFSDNGGLEGPTSNAPLRAGKGTLYEGGTRVPLIVRWPGKVPQGKTSDAMICSIDFYPTFAAAAGVNQLKQQVDGINVLDHFLKNAPVDRDALYWHYPHYHKGKPGSSIRKGDYKLIEFFENGRLELYNLKNDPGERYDLATEQPERATELHGMLKQWRMEAGAQMMAKNPDYKVGSTKPGKKKGNR; encoded by the coding sequence ATGTTTAAGAAATGGTTTATTCTATCGGTGATTGTCTGTGTCATGAGCCTGGGTGCGGAAGCCCGGGAGGAAGCGGAACAACCCAATATTCTTTTTATCCTGATTGATGATATGGGGTGGATGGATCTGGGATGTTATGGGAACAGGCTTCATCAAACACCGCATATTGATCGGTTGGCCGAGGAAGGGGTGCGCTTTACGCAGGCCTATGCGGCGGCACATATATGTTCACCGACCCGGGGCAGCATCATGACCGGCAAGTTTCCTGCGAGGACGCACATCACGGATTGGATCCCAGGCTGGAAGGAACCGGGCAAGCTGACTCCTCCGGACTGGCAAATGTTTTTACCTGCCGGGGAATTCACGCTGGGCGAGATGCTGCAACAGGCCGGTTATCGAACCGCCTGGCTGGGTAAATGGCATTTGAATGAGGTGCCTGAAGGAAAACGGTCCGGTGCCAAAGAGGGCCATGAAGATCGTATTTCGACTCCGCAGCAGGACCACGGATTTGATGTCGGGACGCAAAACTGGCTGCTCAACAGCAACAAGAATTCATCTGATCCGAAAGGGGTCTTTCAGTTAACCCGGGAAGCGCTGGACTTTATGGATGCGGCGGAAAAACGTCCTTGGTTTATCGGTCTGTCGCATTATTCCGTGCATTCACCGAAACGGTTTAACGAGACCGTTCGCCAGAAATATATTGATGCTTTAGGGGCCGAAGCGAATGCTGCGCAAGCGGGTTATGCGGCCATGGTGGACGCGCTGGATGAGAGCATCGGTCAACTGATGGCCGGCTTGAAAGAACGTGGACTTAATAAAAATACGCTGTTGGTCTTTTTCTCGGATAACGGCGGGCTGGAGGGGCCGACCAGTAATGCGCCGTTGCGGGCAGGTAAAGGGACGCTCTACGAAGGTGGGACGCGCGTTCCATTGATTGTGCGCTGGCCCGGAAAGGTGCCCCAGGGAAAAACGTCGGATGCGATGATCTGTTCCATAGATTTTTATCCCACCTTTGCCGCTGCTGCCGGGGTGAACCAGTTGAAACAGCAGGTGGACGGTATCAATGTGCTGGATCATTTTCTGAAGAATGCACCGGTCGATCGTGATGCGCTGTATTGGCATTACCCCCATTATCATAAAGGGAAACCGGGAAGCTCCATCCGCAAGGGCGACTACAAGCTGATCGAATTCTTTGAGAACGGGAGGCTGGAACTATATAACCTGAAAAATGATCCGGGCGAACGGTATGACCTAGCCACTGAACAGCCGGAAAGGGCCACGGAGCTGCACGGCATGCTGAAACAGTGGCGCATGGAGGCCGGGGCTCAGATGATGGCTAAAAATCCCGATTACAAAGTGGGGTCAACTAAGCCGGGTAAGAAGAAGGGCAACAGATGA
- a CDS encoding sulfatase, with protein MTDVSRLLVGMERIRHVMKFKSLLALIALAVVVQGAPQKPNVVLIVCDDLNDYITGIPGQTGHSQSITPNVEKLASSGVAFRRAYSNNPVCAPSRASFLTGIYGHHSEGNVWPKWYKLPVLKNSKSLMHYFRENGYEVVGSGKLMHYLKKDEWSHFEHQADYGPFAFDGKNNVAHTDVPKPFSEIGSVDGSYGSLESLGYLNDDDPKTGWVRSENWVRKPMRYSSDTDRDPTPDERNAAWAATKLREYAADEHRKPFFLGVGFIRPHTPLHVPQKYFDRFPLDEIQLPLIKENDNADTYLKDYITDPTKEKGHRYFKTLVESYGGDMELAIKTFTRAYLACVTAVDECIGQVVDAIDDGPLCENTIIVLVSDHGWQMGQKDFLFKGAPWEEATRIPFIVRAPGVSKAGGVAEHPVSLIDLYPTLVDLCGLEGDTKKNEDGHDLDGFSVRPFLEDPQAQNWDGPDGALSTLKGEHWTLRTKCWRYIRYSNGEEELYDHDRDPHEWNNLAESPEYSTIKAELYRKLRKQAELDQ; from the coding sequence ATGACGGATGTGAGCCGACTTTTAGTCGGCATGGAAAGAATAAGGCACGTAATGAAATTTAAATCTCTACTGGCATTAATCGCTCTAGCGGTTGTGGTGCAAGGCGCTCCGCAGAAACCGAATGTGGTGTTGATTGTATGTGATGATCTGAATGACTATATCACCGGAATTCCTGGGCAGACCGGCCATTCACAAAGCATAACACCGAATGTCGAGAAGTTGGCTTCCTCGGGCGTCGCCTTTCGGCGCGCCTATTCCAACAACCCTGTTTGTGCGCCGTCAAGGGCCAGCTTTTTAACCGGTATCTATGGGCACCACTCCGAAGGGAATGTGTGGCCTAAATGGTATAAATTACCGGTGCTTAAAAACTCCAAATCCCTGATGCACTATTTTAGGGAAAACGGATACGAAGTTGTTGGTTCGGGAAAGTTGATGCACTACCTCAAAAAAGACGAGTGGTCTCATTTTGAACATCAAGCGGACTATGGTCCTTTCGCCTTCGATGGCAAAAACAATGTCGCCCACACGGATGTTCCGAAACCTTTTTCCGAAATCGGCTCGGTGGACGGATCCTACGGTTCCCTGGAAAGCCTGGGCTATCTCAACGACGATGACCCGAAGACGGGCTGGGTCCGTTCCGAAAACTGGGTGCGTAAACCTATGAGATACTCTAGTGATACAGATCGCGATCCCACGCCCGACGAACGCAATGCCGCGTGGGCTGCCACAAAACTCCGCGAATACGCTGCGGATGAGCACAGAAAGCCGTTTTTTCTCGGCGTCGGGTTCATCCGTCCGCACACGCCGCTGCATGTGCCTCAGAAATATTTCGATCGTTTCCCGCTCGATGAAATTCAACTTCCGCTGATCAAAGAAAACGATAATGCTGACACCTATCTGAAGGATTACATCACGGATCCCACCAAGGAAAAGGGCCATCGCTACTTTAAAACGCTTGTTGAGTCCTATGGTGGCGATATGGAGCTTGCCATTAAGACCTTTACCCGAGCCTATCTGGCCTGTGTGACCGCTGTGGACGAATGCATCGGGCAGGTGGTGGATGCCATTGATGATGGGCCCCTTTGTGAAAATACAATCATTGTGCTGGTAAGCGACCACGGCTGGCAGATGGGCCAGAAAGATTTTCTGTTTAAAGGCGCACCCTGGGAGGAAGCCACACGCATACCGTTCATTGTACGTGCGCCCGGAGTCTCGAAGGCCGGCGGTGTGGCTGAGCATCCTGTTTCATTGATCGATCTCTATCCGACGCTCGTGGATCTATGCGGTCTGGAAGGCGACACCAAAAAGAATGAAGACGGGCATGACCTCGATGGCTTCAGCGTGCGGCCCTTTCTGGAAGACCCGCAGGCACAAAACTGGGATGGTCCCGATGGGGCATTGAGTACCTTGAAAGGCGAGCACTGGACGCTGCGTACAAAATGCTGGCGCTATATCCGCTATTCAAACGGCGAAGAGGAGCTCTATGACCACGACAGGGATCCGCATGAATGGAATAACCTCGCCGAAAGCCCGGAATATTCAACAATCAAGGCCGAGTTATACCGCAAGCTGCGTAAACAGGCTGAATTGGATCAATAA
- a CDS encoding glycoside hydrolase family 16 protein: protein MIKMKKNGCFACILFFTGSLFAATSDYKLVWADEFSRNGAPDPENWTFEHGHVRNHEAQWYQPENAFCTNGLLVIEGRRERVPNTNFLPNSKHWATKWKFAKYTSSCLITKGLHSWKYGRFEMRAKIDVRAGLWPAFWTLGVEGEWPDNGEVDIMEYYRGSLLANAFWGSGKRFQPRKNAAKKPLTELDDPDWADHFHIWRMDWNKDSIKLYVDDLLLNEIDLELTYNPPGHPIENPFRQPHYLLVNLAIGGSAGGDPAETDFPARYEIDYVRVYQK from the coding sequence ATGATAAAGATGAAAAAAAACGGGTGTTTCGCCTGTATCCTGTTTTTCACCGGAAGCCTCTTTGCTGCGACGTCCGACTATAAACTTGTTTGGGCAGATGAGTTCAGCCGGAACGGCGCTCCCGATCCGGAAAACTGGACGTTTGAGCACGGCCATGTGCGCAATCATGAGGCGCAGTGGTATCAGCCCGAGAACGCCTTCTGCACCAACGGACTGCTGGTGATCGAAGGACGGCGCGAGCGCGTCCCCAATACAAACTTCCTGCCCAACTCCAAGCACTGGGCAACGAAGTGGAAGTTTGCCAAATACACCTCGTCCTGTCTCATCACCAAAGGGCTTCATAGTTGGAAATACGGGCGCTTTGAGATGCGTGCAAAAATCGATGTTCGTGCAGGATTATGGCCGGCATTCTGGACGTTGGGTGTCGAAGGTGAATGGCCGGACAACGGTGAAGTCGATATCATGGAATATTACAGAGGCTCCCTGCTGGCAAACGCCTTTTGGGGATCGGGTAAACGTTTCCAGCCCAGAAAGAATGCCGCCAAAAAACCTTTGACGGAACTCGATGATCCCGATTGGGCGGATCATTTCCACATATGGCGTATGGACTGGAATAAGGACTCCATCAAGTTGTATGTCGATGACCTTTTACTTAACGAAATCGATCTGGAATTGACCTACAACCCTCCGGGACACCCCATTGAAAATCCATTCCGCCAACCGCACTATCTGCTCGTCAACCTTGCCATTGGCGGAAGTGCAGGAGGTGATCCTGCTGAAACCGATTTTCCGGCACGCTACGAAATCGATTATGTGAGGGTATACCAAAAATGA
- a CDS encoding sulfatase-like hydrolase/transferase gives MHRIRFCIGALAGMIGLVSAGAVRSPNIVLIMADDVSWEAFSCYGAEDYKTPNIDQLAANGVRFNHCYSTPLCTPSRVMIMTGQYNFRNYTDFGFLDPASKTFGHLLQEEGYKTAIAGKWQLNGLYNKNKHRDWNDNARPFKAGFDEYCLWQLTKGKSDKDGGGERFWSSPLETNGRFVQARENAGRYTPDIMSDFVCDFIEKHRNEPFFVYYPTVLVHDPFVPTPDTIGDGARDQSANEQPDDTKQVKRNFVAMVEYLDYIVGKVVRKLEEVGQLENTLILFTADNGTHKQISSTWNGVRIDGGKGTMTDMGTHVPLLVYWKGRTETGAVIDDLVDFSDFYPTIADAADITLAEDDPIDGRSFLPQAMGEAGRPRDWVLCHYQPYWGKFDVGKFIRTAEYKLYGDGRFYHVPQDLYEMHNLAGSIPDGEVAIVNEHLKIVLEHTPDVPGFRVGEKPVPFRKISNRAVYPGWDRIPDFE, from the coding sequence ATGCATAGGATACGATTCTGTATAGGCGCTCTGGCAGGGATGATCGGGCTTGTTTCGGCCGGAGCGGTCCGCAGTCCCAACATCGTATTGATTATGGCCGATGATGTCAGCTGGGAAGCTTTCAGCTGCTATGGCGCGGAGGATTATAAGACACCGAACATTGATCAACTGGCGGCGAATGGGGTTCGGTTCAATCACTGCTATTCCACGCCGTTGTGTACACCGTCGCGGGTGATGATTATGACGGGGCAGTATAACTTCCGGAACTATACCGACTTCGGCTTTTTGGACCCTGCGAGTAAAACCTTTGGACATTTGCTTCAAGAGGAAGGCTACAAAACGGCCATTGCCGGTAAGTGGCAGTTGAACGGCTTGTACAATAAGAATAAACATCGTGACTGGAATGACAATGCGCGGCCCTTCAAGGCTGGGTTTGATGAATATTGCCTGTGGCAGTTGACAAAGGGGAAGAGCGATAAGGATGGAGGGGGAGAGCGGTTCTGGAGTTCGCCACTGGAGACCAATGGACGTTTTGTGCAAGCCAGAGAAAATGCGGGTCGGTACACACCGGATATCATGAGCGACTTTGTTTGCGACTTTATTGAAAAGCATCGAAATGAACCTTTTTTTGTCTATTACCCAACCGTGCTGGTGCACGATCCCTTTGTGCCGACGCCGGATACGATTGGTGATGGCGCGCGGGATCAGAGTGCCAACGAGCAGCCGGATGATACGAAGCAGGTCAAACGGAACTTTGTGGCGATGGTTGAATACCTGGACTACATCGTAGGCAAGGTGGTCCGGAAGCTGGAAGAGGTCGGCCAGCTTGAGAATACCCTGATTCTGTTCACGGCTGATAACGGAACCCACAAACAAATCAGTTCTACCTGGAATGGGGTGCGGATCGACGGCGGCAAGGGAACGATGACCGATATGGGAACCCATGTGCCCCTGCTTGTGTACTGGAAGGGCCGGACCGAGACGGGTGCTGTTATTGATGATCTGGTTGACTTTAGCGATTTCTATCCGACGATTGCCGACGCTGCGGATATCACGCTTGCAGAGGACGATCCCATTGATGGCCGAAGTTTCCTGCCGCAGGCAATGGGGGAGGCGGGAAGGCCGCGAGATTGGGTGCTTTGTCATTATCAGCCCTATTGGGGCAAGTTTGATGTAGGTAAATTTATCCGGACGGCCGAGTACAAGCTATACGGCGACGGGCGTTTCTACCATGTGCCACAGGATTTATACGAAATGCACAATCTGGCCGGCAGTATCCCTGACGGTGAAGTGGCGATCGTGAATGAACATCTTAAAATCGTTCTCGAACATACGCCGGATGTTCCTGGATTCCGGGTCGGGGAAAAACCGGTGCCGTTCAGGAAAATCAGTAATCGGGCGGTTTATCCCGGATGGGACCGTATCCCGGACTTTGAATAA